A region of Salvia splendens isolate huo1 chromosome 17, SspV2, whole genome shotgun sequence DNA encodes the following proteins:
- the LOC121773377 gene encoding protein LIKE COV 2-like, translating into MADEQDATSVPLSQSVGEDEEGRDPEDPLKPASTSPDSSTRRACCFVLQSWVSKKFMTGCVVLFPVAVTFFVTWWFVQFVDGFFSPLYEQLDIEIFGLGFVTSLLFVFLVGVFVSSWLGASVILLGEWFIKRMPFVRHIYSASKQISSAISPDQNTTAFKEVAIIRHPRVGEYAFGFITSSVVLQRDDGDEELCSVFVPTNHLYIGDIFLVSSNEIIRPNLSIREGIEIIVSGGMTMPQRIMPISSIERVPQPGERIPLTRLV; encoded by the exons ATGGCGGATGAGCAGGACGCCACGTCGGTGCCGCTGAGTCAAAGCGTTGGCGAAGATGAAGAGGGGCGAGATCCTGAAGATCCGTTAAAACCTGCTTCTACCTCTCCCGATTCTTCCACCCGTAGG GCTTGCTGTTTTGTTCTTCAAAGCTGGGTTTCAAAAAAGTTCATGACCGGATG TGTTGTTCTATTCCCAGTTGCTGTTACATTTTTTGTGACTTGGTGGTTCGTTCAATTTGTTGATGGTTTCTTCAGCCCTCTATATGAACAGCTGGACATTGAGATATTTG GACTTGGATTTGTCACGTCATTACTTTTCGTGTTCCTTGTTGGCGTATTTGTTTCCTCATGGTTGGGAGCTTCAGTAATCTTGCTAGGAGAATGGTTTATAAAGAGAATGCCATTTGTTAGGCACATTTACTCAGCTTCCAAACAGATTAGCTCTGCTATTTCTCCTG ACCAAAATACTACTGCATTTAAGGAAGTGGCAATCATACGTCATCCACGTGTGGGTGAATATGCATTTGGCTTTATCACTTCCTCAGTCGTCCTACAG AGAGATGATGGAGACGAAGAATTATGCAGTGTTTTTGTCCCTACAAACCACTTGTACATCGGTGATATATTCTTGGTTAGTTCCAATGAGATTATAAGGCCAAATCTGTCTATTCGGGAAGGGATAG AAATAATTGTATCTGGAGGAATGACTATGCCACAAAGGATCATGCCAATCTCTTCGATTGAAAGAGTTCCTCAACCAGGAGAACGGATTCCCCTCACCAGACTTGTGTAG
- the LOC121773378 gene encoding uncharacterized protein LOC121773378, which translates to MKPILCKNSSLESVLEEIMHQNVIESVVFSTVESILRNRNRKRFRSEFVRPYAMVPKIPDQVKHLSRLVGVTDVDCINNLRMDRNTFGRLCLLLRQISDLSHGKYVKIEEQVAMFLGVLAHHNKNRIVSFTFLRSGHTVSRYLHAVLNAIIKLHAILFVKPEPVPDDCTDSRWKWFRGCLGALDGSYINVMVPNEDKPRYRTQKGQIATNTLAVCDRKLMFAYILPGWEGSAADSRVLR; encoded by the exons ATGAAGCCTATCTTATGTAAAAACTCTTCACTTGAGTCGGTTTTAGAAGAGATAATGCATCAAAACGTGATCGAATCAGTTGTATTTTCTACGGTCGAGTCAATTTTGCGTAATAGAAACAGAAAACGCTTCAGAAGTGAATTTGTTAGGCCCTACGCAATGGTTCCTAAGATCCCTGATCAAGTCAAGCATTTAAGTAGGTTGGTAGGTGTTACAGATGTCGATTGTATCAATAACCTTAGAATGGACCGTAACACGTTTGGTAGGCTTTGTCTTTTGTTGCGCCAAATTAGTGATCTGTCACATGGAAAATATGTCAAAATAGAAGAGCAAGTGGCTATGTTTTTAGGTGTTCTAGCACATCATAACAAAAATAGGATTGTCTCATTTACTTTCTTGAGATCCGGCCATACGGTGTCAAGGTATCTACATGCAGTCTTGAATGCCATCATAAAACTACATGCCATTCTTTTTGTCAAACCTGAACCAGTACCTGATGATTGCACTGATTCGCGATGGAAATGGTTTAGG GGATGTCTAGGCGCACTAGATGGTTCATACATAAATGTTATGGTCCCCAACGAAGATAAGCCAAGATATAGGACACAGAAGGGGCAAATTGCTACTAATACGTTGGCCGTGTGTGATCGCAAATTAATGTTTGCTTATATTCTGCCGGGGTGGGAAGGTTCAGCTGCAGATTCTAGAGTACTACGTTGA